Proteins encoded in a region of the Ancylobacter sp. SL191 genome:
- a CDS encoding YbjN domain-containing protein, which produces MTYTDFESDTRLNPLDLVERMAALNEWAFERSAEDEITISIEGRWTDCHVSFQWMDEVEALHIACAFDLKVPEKRKTEVLRLLSLINEQMWIGHFDLWSKEGVIMFRHALLLAGAEATDRQCEVLMECAIEAVERYFPAFQFVVWAGKSAREAMDATLFETVGEA; this is translated from the coding sequence ATGACCTATACTGACTTCGAGTCCGACACCCGCCTCAATCCGCTGGATCTGGTCGAGCGCATGGCCGCGCTCAATGAATGGGCGTTCGAGCGTTCAGCCGAGGATGAGATCACCATCTCCATCGAAGGCCGCTGGACCGACTGCCACGTCTCCTTCCAGTGGATGGACGAGGTCGAGGCGCTGCATATCGCCTGCGCCTTCGATCTGAAGGTGCCGGAAAAGCGCAAGACCGAGGTGCTGCGCCTGCTCTCCCTCATCAATGAGCAGATGTGGATCGGCCATTTCGACCTCTGGTCGAAGGAGGGCGTGATCATGTTCCGCCACGCGCTGCTGCTCGCCGGCGCCGAGGCGACGGACCGCCAGTGCGAGGTCTTGATGGAATGCGCCATCGAGGCGGTGGAGCGCTATTTCCCCGCCTTCCAGTTCGTCGTCTGGGCCGGCAAGTCCGCCCGCGAGGCAATGGACGCCACGCTGTTCGAGACCGTCGGCGAGGCGTGA